Genomic window (Sediminispirochaeta smaragdinae DSM 11293):
GCGGAGCTCATTTCCAACAGTCTAAAACATGCCTTCCCGAAGGATCGTCACGGCCGAATCGAGATTACACTCAAAGAGCGCGAGAAACTTTCTTATACATTGACGGTCAAGGACAATGGAATAGGAATGAACAATAAAGAACAACAGAAAGGAACAGAAACAACAGGTTTAGGCCTCCTGCTTATCCGAAATCTCACCGAACAGCTGAAAGGAACGATTGAGGAATTAGACACACCTGGTACAGGCTTTCGAATCAATTTTTCGACCGCCCTTGAATAGACGCTTTTCTTTCGATACAATCGATTTCCACGTTTCGCGAGATTTTGGAGCTACTTGAAATGAAGAAGCTAATTGACTTTTTTGCCCCCCGAGAGCTTTTACATATTGTAAGTATTGCAAATCGACTGAAGATACTCTCAACAGAAGAAAAAAAATATCTTCTTGCGGTGAGGATGGGATCGAAACGGGATGAACATAAGGAATGGGATCTTGAGGAAGGAGAAAAAGAGAAATTTTATCCACTTTTTTCCCGGTTCATGAACCTCTTTCCCCAAGACTATGAGTGTGTACGGGATGAATGCCCCGTATGCAGCCGACTTCTCTCGCTAAAACAAGATTTTACCGGCAAGGGCAAGAGTGAAGAGTACGGTATGCTCATGAGCTGGGTCTCTCGGGGACAGAATCATTATACAGGTGGAAATAGTGTTGCCCATGAAAGTTTTTCGAGTGAGGATCTTCCAGATGAGGCCAAGCAAGAGGAAAGTAATCAGCCTTCTCGACCTGCAAGGGTAAAGCGCATCCGCGTTGTTGCCAGAAGACCAAAACTCGATCGAAGCGAGCCCAAAGAGGTAAAGGTTCCCGACGACCACCCCCATCATCCTTTTATCGAATCGGTGCGAGAGCTTGCCGAAATGGAGACCGATACCCTAGACAGAGAGGACCTTCTCGAGTATTGCAGAAGAAGCCGGGAACTTTTTGCAAGACTGATAGCGCTCTGGGATCAATTCGACAAAACAGGTAAAGAATACAGAAATCATCACAACTTTTCTTGGATCACGGAAACCAGACAGGAGATTCAGGCAGATTCACAAAGGGGATAACGGCATAGTCAAACTTCGCTTTCGAACCGGGAAAAGACGTCCTTCATCGGTTCATCGACGAAGGAACGTCCCGATAGACGACAGAGCCGAGAAGCTAAGCAGAAAATCCCTGCAAGACCGATTCGTAACGCCCAATCACCCGACGAGCAAACCCCGACTCACCATGCAGGGCCCGTACCATCTCCGCCTCAGGCCTTACCACTTCCCCTCTGGGTAGGACGGCAGCTGCAAGCTCATCGGCAGAAGGAAGTCCCCGTCGAAGGGATGAAAGTGCAGAAACCCCAGCAACAGCGGCTCCAAGCCCGGCCCCCAATCTGCCGATGGTGACCACCGGTCGGTTCCAGACCGCTGCAATGCGGGAAACCACTCCAGCTGCCCCTGCAGGGCCTCCTGTCACGTATAAGGGCTCATCGGTATCACGGGAGAAACTGCGTGAATAATGTTCGATGATCGTAAGAGTGGTATCGATAATACCGGCATAATCCGCCTCAAGGGAGGCCGCCTGTCCCGTATTTCGGACTGGATCGACTATTGCACCGCCAGCAGGGAAAGATTCGGCATCCGGCTGCCAGATGAGAAGGTATTTTCCAACGGGTATCGAGGGCAAGAGATCATCGGCAGGAGCGTATTCATCTTTCTTCAAACCGTGCATCATGCGAACCCGGTCCCAGACAAGGGCCCCGTTGGTTCGGCAGCCGAAAAGGAAGGGTCTTCCAAGTCCGTCGTACATGGCATTGGCGTATCCCGCCTGGTCCATGGCAACCCGGCCATCGCCTGAGGTCGAAGCCGCGACCATGAAAACAAAGCTGGTGCCGAGGCTCAAGAGATCACCGTCGACCAGAACCTTTGTCTGCGGATTATCACCGCTGCCTGCCGCAACAATACAATCGGGCGAAAGCCCGTAGCGCTCGACGAAATAGGCAGCTACCGAGCCGACAACGGCATCAGGGGCAACGACATCGGTAAGTTTTGCACGGAACGCCTCGGAA
Coding sequences:
- a CDS encoding FGGY family carbohydrate kinase, whose protein sequence is MSTVSLGIDCSTQSMTGVAVDAESGSVVWKKSLSYQSDSRLGGFGLEHDTFVVPPRVEGEADQPPKLFLAALDALLSDMKEEGIVRPDSVAAINVSGQQHGHVYLKSGAQKSFSTLREKGIGAEAGDLVHRLADIFSYKAAPIWKTSDTAAQSEAIRTGVGGKQRMIELSGSDSPLRFSGAVMRRVAQRYPDVWEKTETVLLISSFIPAVLVGNSRVGTDFGNGCGTSLLDYQRRSWSPELIDAASASLPGGSEAFRAKLTDVVAPDAVVGSVAAYFVERYGLSPDCIVAAGSGDNPQTKVLVDGDLLSLGTSFVFMVAASTSGDGRVAMDQAGYANAMYDGLGRPFLFGCRTNGALVWDRVRMMHGLKKDEYAPADDLLPSIPVGKYLLIWQPDAESFPAGGAIVDPVRNTGQAASLEADYAGIIDTTLTIIEHYSRSFSRDTDEPLYVTGGPAGAAGVVSRIAAVWNRPVVTIGRLGAGLGAAVAGVSALSSLRRGLPSADELAAAVLPRGEVVRPEAEMVRALHGESGFARRVIGRYESVLQGFSA